In the genome of Microtus ochrogaster isolate Prairie Vole_2 unplaced genomic scaffold, MicOch1.0 UNK47, whole genome shotgun sequence, one region contains:
- the Znf583 gene encoding zinc finger protein 583 isoform X1, which translates to MSKDLVTFGDVAVNFTQEEWEWLNDAQRDLYRKVTLENYRSLVSLAGIPVYKPAVISLLEQGKDPCIVQKEGAREACPDWDYIFKGIEFSSKQDIYEESAKVLPKQRSHLRYSLDCPNWKEDHGSVHWLKNGLGGQKVHSDQLLTVHKEVPEDQSNGCNPSWQISHQDAILDIPQSFSTKEKTHQCEPQKRSYRKKSVEVKPKKVHVERKVLKCNECEKVFHQSSSLTLHQRIHTGEKPYACIECGKAFSQSANLAQHKRIHTGEKPFECKECRKAFSQNAHLAQHQRVHTGEKPYQCKECKKAFSQIAHLTQHQRIHTGERPFECIDCGKAFSNASFLAQHQRIHTGEKPYVCNVCGKAFSHRGYLIVHQRVHTGERPYECKECRKSFSQYAHLSQHQRVHTGEKPYECKVCRKAFSQIAYLDQHQRVHTGEKPYECAECRKAFSNSSSLTQHQRSHTGEKPYTCKECRKTFSQNAGLAQHQRIHTGEKPYECNICGKAFSYSGSLTLHQRIHTGEKPYECKDCRKSFRQRAHLAHHEKVHIMESFLSLSSPSPSTSNQLPIAIDLIS; encoded by the exons ATGTCCAAG GATTTGGTGACGTTTGGAGATGTAGCTGTAAATTTCACTCAAGAGGAATGGGAATGGCTGAATGATGCTCAGAGAGACTTGTACAGGAAGGTGACGTTGGAGAACTATAGGAGCCTAGTGTCACTGG CAGGAATTCCTGTTTACAAGCCAGCTGTGATCTCATTACTGGAACAAGGAAAGGACCCCTGCATAGTGcagaaggaaggagcaagagaagcCTGCCCTG ATTGGGATTATATATTCAAAGGCATTGAATTTTCATCAAAGCAAGATATTTATGAAGAATCAGCCAAAGTCCTACCAAAGCAAAGAAGCCATCTTAgatatagccttgactgtcccaATTGGAAAGAAGACCATGGAAGTGTACACTGGCTTAAGAATGGGTTGGGAGGTCAGAAGGTACATTCTGATCAATTGCTCACCGTTCATAAAGAAGTCCCTGAAGATCAAAGTAATGGGTGTAATCCATCTTGGCAAATATCCCATCAGGATGCAATACTAGATATACCACAAAGTTTCTCtaccaaagaaaaaacacatcaGTGTGAGCCACAAAAGAGAAGCTACCGAAAAAAGTCTGTTGAGGTGAAACCCAAGAAGGTGCATGTAGAAAGGAAAGTTCTTAAGTGTAACGAATGTGAGAAAGTCTTTCACCAGAGCTCATCCCTTACTCTCCAccagagaattcatactggagagaagccctacgCATGCATtgagtgtgggaaggccttcagcCAAAGTGCAAACCTAGCTCAGCATAAGAGAATCCACACTGGGGAGAAGCCTTTTGAGTGTAAAGAATGTAGGAAGGCCTTCAGCCAGAATGCACATCTTGCTCAGCATCAAAGAGTTCATACCGGGGAGAAACCTTACCAGTGTAAAGAATGTAAAAAAGCCTTCAGCCAGATTGCACACTTGACTCAGcatcagagaattcatactggagagagacCTTTTGAATGTATTgactgtgggaaagcctttaGTAATGCTTCGTTTCTTGCACAGCATCAGCGAAtccatacaggagagaaaccttacgtgtgtaatgtgtgtgggaAAGCTTTTAGTCACCGTGGATACCTAATTGTACATCAAAGAGTTCATACCGGAGAGAGGCCCTATGAATGTAAAGAATGCAGGAAGTCTTTCAGCCAGTACGCACACCTTTCTCAGCACCAGAGAGTCCATACCGGAGAAAAACCTTACGAATGTAAAGTCTGCAGGAAAGCTTTCAGCCAGATTGCTTACCTTGATCAGCACCAGAgggttcacactggagagaagccctatgagtGTGCCGAATGCAGAAAGGCCTTCAGCAACAGTTCCTCACTCACTCAGCACCAGAGaagtcacactggagagaaaccctacacgTGTAAGGAATGTCGGAAAACGTTTAGCCAAAATGCCGGCCTTGCTCAGCATCAGAGaatccatactggagagaaaccttatgaatgtaatatttgtgggaaagccttcagttATAGTGGCTCTCTCACTCTCCATCAGAGAATTCATACCGGAGAGAAGCCGTACGAATGTAAAGATTGCAGGAAATCCTTCAGGCAACGTGCACACCTTGCTCATCATGAGAAGGTCCATATTATGGAGTCGTTCctgtccctttcctctccatcacCCTCTACATCcaatcagttgccaatagctatAGATTTGATCTCATAA
- the Znf583 gene encoding zinc finger protein 583 isoform X2: MSKDLVTFGDVAVNFTQEEWEWLNDAQRDLYRKVTLENYRSLVSLGIPVYKPAVISLLEQGKDPCIVQKEGAREACPDWDYIFKGIEFSSKQDIYEESAKVLPKQRSHLRYSLDCPNWKEDHGSVHWLKNGLGGQKVHSDQLLTVHKEVPEDQSNGCNPSWQISHQDAILDIPQSFSTKEKTHQCEPQKRSYRKKSVEVKPKKVHVERKVLKCNECEKVFHQSSSLTLHQRIHTGEKPYACIECGKAFSQSANLAQHKRIHTGEKPFECKECRKAFSQNAHLAQHQRVHTGEKPYQCKECKKAFSQIAHLTQHQRIHTGERPFECIDCGKAFSNASFLAQHQRIHTGEKPYVCNVCGKAFSHRGYLIVHQRVHTGERPYECKECRKSFSQYAHLSQHQRVHTGEKPYECKVCRKAFSQIAYLDQHQRVHTGEKPYECAECRKAFSNSSSLTQHQRSHTGEKPYTCKECRKTFSQNAGLAQHQRIHTGEKPYECNICGKAFSYSGSLTLHQRIHTGEKPYECKDCRKSFRQRAHLAHHEKVHIMESFLSLSSPSPSTSNQLPIAIDLIS; encoded by the exons ATGTCCAAG GATTTGGTGACGTTTGGAGATGTAGCTGTAAATTTCACTCAAGAGGAATGGGAATGGCTGAATGATGCTCAGAGAGACTTGTACAGGAAGGTGACGTTGGAGAACTATAGGAGCCTAGTGTCACTGG GAATTCCTGTTTACAAGCCAGCTGTGATCTCATTACTGGAACAAGGAAAGGACCCCTGCATAGTGcagaaggaaggagcaagagaagcCTGCCCTG ATTGGGATTATATATTCAAAGGCATTGAATTTTCATCAAAGCAAGATATTTATGAAGAATCAGCCAAAGTCCTACCAAAGCAAAGAAGCCATCTTAgatatagccttgactgtcccaATTGGAAAGAAGACCATGGAAGTGTACACTGGCTTAAGAATGGGTTGGGAGGTCAGAAGGTACATTCTGATCAATTGCTCACCGTTCATAAAGAAGTCCCTGAAGATCAAAGTAATGGGTGTAATCCATCTTGGCAAATATCCCATCAGGATGCAATACTAGATATACCACAAAGTTTCTCtaccaaagaaaaaacacatcaGTGTGAGCCACAAAAGAGAAGCTACCGAAAAAAGTCTGTTGAGGTGAAACCCAAGAAGGTGCATGTAGAAAGGAAAGTTCTTAAGTGTAACGAATGTGAGAAAGTCTTTCACCAGAGCTCATCCCTTACTCTCCAccagagaattcatactggagagaagccctacgCATGCATtgagtgtgggaaggccttcagcCAAAGTGCAAACCTAGCTCAGCATAAGAGAATCCACACTGGGGAGAAGCCTTTTGAGTGTAAAGAATGTAGGAAGGCCTTCAGCCAGAATGCACATCTTGCTCAGCATCAAAGAGTTCATACCGGGGAGAAACCTTACCAGTGTAAAGAATGTAAAAAAGCCTTCAGCCAGATTGCACACTTGACTCAGcatcagagaattcatactggagagagacCTTTTGAATGTATTgactgtgggaaagcctttaGTAATGCTTCGTTTCTTGCACAGCATCAGCGAAtccatacaggagagaaaccttacgtgtgtaatgtgtgtgggaAAGCTTTTAGTCACCGTGGATACCTAATTGTACATCAAAGAGTTCATACCGGAGAGAGGCCCTATGAATGTAAAGAATGCAGGAAGTCTTTCAGCCAGTACGCACACCTTTCTCAGCACCAGAGAGTCCATACCGGAGAAAAACCTTACGAATGTAAAGTCTGCAGGAAAGCTTTCAGCCAGATTGCTTACCTTGATCAGCACCAGAgggttcacactggagagaagccctatgagtGTGCCGAATGCAGAAAGGCCTTCAGCAACAGTTCCTCACTCACTCAGCACCAGAGaagtcacactggagagaaaccctacacgTGTAAGGAATGTCGGAAAACGTTTAGCCAAAATGCCGGCCTTGCTCAGCATCAGAGaatccatactggagagaaaccttatgaatgtaatatttgtgggaaagccttcagttATAGTGGCTCTCTCACTCTCCATCAGAGAATTCATACCGGAGAGAAGCCGTACGAATGTAAAGATTGCAGGAAATCCTTCAGGCAACGTGCACACCTTGCTCATCATGAGAAGGTCCATATTATGGAGTCGTTCctgtccctttcctctccatcacCCTCTACATCcaatcagttgccaatagctatAGATTTGATCTCATAA